TCACCTTGTTCAGCACCCCAATTATTAACAACAAATATGTGTGTGATTTCGAATTAAAAATTAAATTGTTTTGTTTGTTTTTTGAACGTAAATTTTTTACACACAAAAAACGCCGTATTTATACCAAAATTTGAAATAAATTGCTAGCAATTTTCACTATCCTTATCATAAATAAATTTGAATAAATACAACAAAGCCTCGCAAATAGCGAGGCTTCTCTTAAAAAATAAGATACTATGACTTAGCTTCTTCTTCCGTCTTTTCCTCAGTCTCAACGGTGACATCTGTTTCAGCAACACTTTCTTCTTTTACTGTTTCCACTTCAATAACAGGTTCAACAACCACTTTTTCTTCTTCTGATTGCGACTCTTCCTTGCTATTTTCTAACTGAAGCTGTTTGAAAAGATCAATACTATGTGCCTCTGGCAACAATTTTTCAGATCCATCAGCTAAATGGGTATACAATTTTTTGTAATCTTGAGCAAGAGTGGATAACAACACGGCACTTTCGGAAAAATGTGTTTCAAGACGTTTTTTCTGAACCTCTTGTTCTGCTTGAACTTTTTTAAACTCTTTTTCAAGTTTAACGTGTTTTTTGACATTATCTTTGGTTAAACGCAATATAAAGTAACCCACAATCAGTCCAAGTACGAAAGCAACCCCTGCAATTGTCCACATTTCATTTGTCCACTGCTGCATATTTTGCATAACATTCTCCTAAAATTAAAAAATATAAAAAATAAAATCCATAAAGATGACATCACAATAACATAATTTGTTCCCAAAATGTATGTTTGATAATTGATTTTGTGATGATGGTCACAAGGTAATCCTTCCTCCATCTTTGACAAACTCAAAGAACAAGGGATAGCGCTTGCTGAGCCTGTTAAAGCAGAGATTTTTCTTAATAATATCAATTCCTTTCATCATAAAAACTGATAACCCTGCTCATTTTTCATCCAAAAGCCCTCCATTACTACGATTTCGCTTGCGTTTTTTTTTTTTTTTTTACAATAGGGAAGTTTTACCTGGATTTTACAGTATTTGCGAAGTGTGAGTATAGTTTAAATTTGATGCGGTGAGACCTTAAATTTTCAACAAAGAAGGAACAGCTTATGAACGTAATCAACAACTTAGGAGCAACTAAATATATAGTTCTTCCATTTAATAGACAAGAAATC
This DNA window, taken from Pasteurella skyensis, encodes the following:
- a CDS encoding YhcB family protein, producing the protein MQNMQQWTNEMWTIAGVAFVLGLIVGYFILRLTKDNVKKHVKLEKEFKKVQAEQEVQKKRLETHFSESAVLLSTLAQDYKKLYTHLADGSEKLLPEAHSIDLFKQLQLENSKEESQSEEEKVVVEPVIEVETVKEESVAETDVTVETEEKTEEEAKS